The following coding sequences lie in one Rutidosis leptorrhynchoides isolate AG116_Rl617_1_P2 chromosome 4, CSIRO_AGI_Rlap_v1, whole genome shotgun sequence genomic window:
- the LOC139844520 gene encoding dirigent protein 24-like, with protein MANTNLSISTIFKTTFCIFLLAISLQSSNGARVLTDTTDDVSPVAPLPTDQPTTDGPTDEIDNPVENPTPTLPSGQIPVTVAPAPVVGPTVPLPVAPTVATPATNAAPVAPAGGSGAVVGAGVGAGADHPTLSFFMHDVLGGSHATSRVVTGIVASSNANAVPFSTPNSQVFPITNGVPLNNINGIVNNNNLPFLAGFTGNNNPNNPNSNTVLQNTGNNNVVNGGKNLPFVSAGQLPAGITLEQLMFGSITVIDNELTEGHELGTGVLGRGQGFYLSSSLDGSSHTFALTTLFHGSDHEVDDSISFFGVHRTASEISHIAVIGGTGKYEEAKGYATIESLPQVDDHITDGVETIVHVNVYLTTV; from the coding sequence ATGGCCAATACCAACCTATCCATTTCTACCATTTTCAAAACCACATTCTGCATCTTTTTACTAGCTATTTCTCTACAATCTTCCAATGGGGCCCGCGTTCTAACAGATACGACAGATGACGTATCTCCTGTGGCCCCACTTCCGACTGATCAACCTACCACTGATGGTCCAACAGACGAGATCGATAACCCTGTCGAAAATCCTACACCTACACTACCAAGTGGTCAAATTCCCGTAACCGTAGCACCTGCACCAGTAGTGGGGCCCACTGTCCCACTACCAGTAGCACCTACCGTTGCCACACCAGCCACTAATGCGGCACCAGTGGCCCCCGCAGGAGGTTCGGGGGCCGTTGTAGGTGCTGGTGTTGGTGCGGGTGCAGACCACCCAACTTTGAGTTTTTTCATGCACGATGTATTAGGTGGGTCCCACGCAACAAGTAGGGTGGTTACCGGAATAGTAGCTAGTTCAAATGCTAACGCGGTTCCTTTCTCTACTCCCAATAGTCAAGTTTTCCCAATCACTAACGGAGTCCCGTTAAACAATATTAACGGTATAGTCAACAACAACAACCTCCCGTTCTTAGCCGGTTTTACCGGTAACAACAACCCAAACAACCCAAATTCCAACACCGTCCTCCAAAACACTGGCAACAACAACGTTGTCAACGGAGGAAAAAACCTACCCTTCGTTTCAGCCGGTCAACTTCCAGCTGGCATAACCCTAGAACAGCTCATGTTCGGGTCTATCACCGTTATCGACAATGAATTAACCGAAGGACACGAGCTTGGTACCGGTGTGCTTGGCCGAGGACAGGGGTTTTATCTTTCGAGCTCATTGGACGGAAGTAGTCACACGTTCGCACTCACTACACTTTTCCATGGTAGCGATCATGAAGTGGATGATTCGATTAGCTTTTTCGGGGTCCATCGAACAGCTTCAGAGATATCGCATATTGCTGTGATTGGTGGAACTGGGAAATATGAAGAGGCTAAAGGGTATGCTACAATTGAAAGTCTGCCTCAAGTGGATGATCATATTACTGATGGTGTTGAAACCATTGTTCATGTTAATGTCTACCTCACAACAGTGTAA